TCTCTATGTACCACAGTCTGTGTTCCAGCCATCGATTCCATAATCTGATCCACCGATTCGATCCGGGGCGCAGACATACGCCTTGTGTTCTCTTTCGCGAGCGCAAATAACTGCTCCTCACTGATCCCCCACAAATTCATATTTACAAAACGGACCAGTATTGTGGCGCTGCCCAGCATATCGTGCAAAATCCTGTAATAACATACAAGCGCCAGATCGAGAAAGCGCACATGCGGTACTGAGGACAGCAGCTCTTTGTTCGTCTCATAATTGATCAGCTTACAGGCAACTCTCTCCCTGACTTGTGAGAAGTCTGTAAAAAACCGCAGATCGACCCTGCCTTCGATTTTACTCTCCCCGTAAATGCGGATCACTTCCTGTATGATCTCACAAAACGGTTTTCCCTCTTTATATTGTTCATACATCGGCTGCAGGTAAATAGTCGGAGAGAGGTTCGAGTTCTCATTTCCGATCGTCAGTCCCGGATAAATCATTCCATTGTTCTTGCGTATCTTGTGTATCTCTACCTGATACGATTCTCCATAGTATTCGGCGATCCCTTTCCGGATCTTCTCTGAAAATGCTTCAAATGTTATCATTAATTTTCCTTTCTCATTTTTCTTTTCCTCCGCATGAGTCAGTACAATCGGGCAGGTTTACCCTCACCTGCTCCCGCGCGGGCGTCTGTCAGCTTCTGCTGACATTTTTCT
The sequence above is a segment of the Lachnospiraceae bacterium JLR.KK008 genome. Coding sequences within it:
- a CDS encoding DUF5688 family protein, whose translation is MITFEAFSEKIRKGIAEYYGESYQVEIHKIRKNNGMIYPGLTIGNENSNLSPTIYLQPMYEQYKEGKPFCEIIQEVIRIYGESKIEGRVDLRFFTDFSQVRERVACKLINYETNKELLSSVPHVRFLDLALVCYYRILHDMLGSATILVRFVNMNLWGISEEQLFALAKENTRRMSAPRIESVDQIMESMAGTQTVVHREEQQSQMYVLTNERKLFGAAAICFPDVLQQFSEQMKTNFYLLPSSVHEVILLPEGIESPEELRRLVCNMNRTQVRPEEILSDSVYYYDREREKLTIL